The following proteins are encoded in a genomic region of Myxosarcina sp. GI1:
- a CDS encoding alpha/beta fold hydrolase — MLPSFISPAANKLTEATSIALTKQIESAAIATPLSSESIPTTYVKQGSGEPPILLLHGFDSSLLEFRRLIPLLAESKATWGVDLLGFGFSDRNPDIALNPETIKVHLYYFWKTLIQQPVVLVGASMGGAAAIDFTLTYPEAVAKLVLLDSAGLAKQPAIGKFMFPPLDYLATEFLRQPKVRQNISRAAYYDKSLANADAQLCAALHLQCQNWNKALIAFTKSGGYGSFTRAIAQIQQPTLILWGRQDKILGTKDAAKFDRAIPNSKLVWIERCGHVPHLEKPQTVATEILQFC; from the coding sequence ATGTTGCCGAGCTTTATTTCTCCCGCAGCCAATAAATTAACTGAAGCTACCTCGATCGCTCTAACCAAACAAATTGAGTCAGCAGCAATTGCCACTCCTTTAAGCTCAGAGTCTATTCCTACTACTTATGTTAAGCAAGGAAGTGGCGAGCCGCCAATATTATTACTTCATGGTTTTGACAGTTCTTTATTGGAGTTTCGCCGTCTCATACCATTATTGGCAGAGAGTAAAGCAACTTGGGGTGTAGATTTACTGGGTTTTGGCTTTAGCGATCGCAACCCCGATATTGCTCTAAACCCAGAAACTATAAAGGTTCATCTTTACTATTTTTGGAAAACTTTAATCCAGCAACCAGTAGTATTAGTCGGTGCGTCGATGGGAGGTGCGGCGGCGATCGATTTTACTCTAACTTATCCCGAAGCGGTAGCCAAGCTGGTATTGCTCGACAGTGCGGGTTTAGCAAAACAGCCTGCGATCGGTAAATTTATGTTTCCTCCTTTAGATTACCTGGCTACTGAATTTCTGCGCCAGCCAAAAGTACGTCAAAATATCAGTCGTGCGGCTTATTACGACAAGAGTTTGGCTAACGCCGACGCGCAACTTTGTGCGGCGTTGCATCTCCAGTGTCAAAATTGGAATAAGGCTTTAATTGCTTTTACCAAAAGTGGTGGTTATGGTTCTTTTACTAGGGCGATCGCTCAAATTCAGCAACCCACATTAATTTTATGGGGCAGACAAGATAAAATTTTGGGAACTAAAGATGCAGCCAAGTTCGATCGCGCTATTCCCAACAGTAAGTTAGTGTGGATCGAGCGTTGCGGACACGTTCCTCATTTAGAAAAACCCCAAACTGTAGCTACAGAAATTTTGCAGTTTTGCTAG